In Ochrobactrum sp. Marseille-Q0166, a single genomic region encodes these proteins:
- the rplM gene encoding 50S ribosomal protein L13: protein MATFSQKPAEVVKKWILIDAEGLVVGRLASLVANRLRGKHKATFTPHVDDGDNVIIINADKVVLTGKKYTDKVYYWHTGHPGGIKERTARQILEGRFPERVLEKAIERMIPRGPLGRRQMKNLRVYAGAEHQHEAQQPEVLDVAALNRKNKGNA from the coding sequence ATGGCAACTTTTTCTCAGAAGCCAGCCGAAGTGGTGAAGAAGTGGATTCTGATCGACGCAGAAGGTCTCGTCGTCGGTCGTCTCGCATCCCTCGTCGCCAATCGCCTGCGCGGTAAGCACAAAGCAACCTTCACCCCGCACGTTGACGATGGCGACAATGTCATCATCATCAATGCAGACAAGGTTGTTCTGACCGGTAAGAAGTACACCGACAAGGTTTACTACTGGCACACCGGCCACCCAGGTGGCATCAAGGAACGTACTGCTCGCCAGATTCTCGAAGGCCGTTTCCCGGAACGCGTTCTTGAAAAGGCTATCGAGCGCATGATCCCACGCGGTCCGCTTGGCCGTCGCCAGATGAAGAACCTGCGCGTCTACGCAGGTGCAGAACATCAGCATGAAGCTCAGCAGCCAGAAGTTCTGGATGTAGCAGCGCTGAACCGCAAGAACAAAGGGAATGCATAA